GGTCGCAGAAAACACTACAAATGAGAGTGAATAAGCTAACTTCCTTCCAGACAGCAACCACTTCTCAACATAGATAATTGGCTACCCGAAGTTTCGCTCAGTTGATCCAATGATATCTGTATCCAATCTTTTGCTTATTCTGCTAACTGTTCCTGGAGTTGAAAGCAAATATTTGACATTTTACAAAGCAATTTACGCTGTTCATCTCGTGAAATTGATGCGTGCAATACTATTTCCGGGCTGGGGTGGTAGCTCAGTAATTCCTGGAGCTGATTACACAGGATCATAGTTTTCTGGTTATTTGCACAAGATCCAGCGATCAACTGAAGCAATTTACAGCTTTGTTCTTGAGGGGGGCACAATTGAGCTGGGATTCGTGGAACCAAAAAAGGGTGTTGAAGTAACTGAGGGATCCTCCACCTTTCATTCCGGTCCCATGCAAGGCACTTCTTCATAAGATCAAGAAGCCAAGGATTGGAAACCGGTTCATATTTGATTTCATGATTTGGGTCAGTTATGACCTTGAACTTGGCCCAAAAAGTCTTGTATTCCGAAAAGGGTGTTCTTCCATATACCATTTGGTAAAGGATGCAACCAAGTGACCAGATATCCGATGGACGACCACACTTTATAGTGTTTCCATTGGCATCCGTTTCATTGCACATGAATGCTTCAGGAGACATGTAGCTCAACGTACCCACCTGCACTAAattcattattaaaaatatgcACAAAGCTAAACCAGAAGCTTCATGAAGTAAACTAGGCTCCTGTATCATGTGACCAATCATGACATGCCACATTAGCTTTCCCAAGTGCTTGTTCCCTTAATCAAACTGAAAACGAATCTGTTACAACTTACTCCCCCATTCCATATTCTTGCGATGTCCCAAATATGTTgttcattttaaaaagtcaCAGAAAAAAAGTTTGTAACTTTCCAGAGctaaagtgaaaagaaaaactgGGAGCAAATAAGGAAACAATATCCTTTAATATGAATCAAAACACATCCCCAAAACATTGAAATTCCCAGACAAACCGAGAATAGGGACAAATTTTATGAGCATCTTGATGTAATTTGAATGGTTGCTTGACAAATTGTATCtaataaagtaattttaagtATAAGAAATTACAAAAGGCTTTGGTACCTGTGAATCCCGTTGAATATTGGTTGTGTCACTCATTATAGCTTTGGCAATACCAAAGTCTATTAGCTTCAATGAGCCTCTGACCAGAAGAAAATTGGCGGGCTTTAAGTCTGAGTGCACAATACGTTCCTCATGTATGGTGTTGACAGCTAGAAGTACTTGCTGCAAAATGTTAAACAAGGGGAGTAATCACCAGGATTAACTTATTTTGCCCACAGACTTAACAAGTTCCCCTACTGTAAGGCTAATTGAGATCTAAAGAAACAACAAAGGGATCTAAAGAAACAACATAATTTTCTAGAGAAGGCTTGATTAATTTTACAGATAAGGAAAATCAATGCAAGAGCTTAACCATATATTGTTTCTATTTCTACTTGTCTTTCTTCCTGTCTAAGGTTCTTAAGTTTTTCATCAGGATGGATAATAACATTCTTCCTCAATAGTAATTGGAAATAATACAAAATCTTCAAGCCAAAAAATTCCAATTCTTGCACAAGttcaatattatttttatgtagTTCATGGCATCTAAAAGACTAGAACAAGTAATAATTTAACCAGGTTGGTTCTCTTAACAAATAAACTAATATTAGGTAAACAAAACTTACAAGACTTGTTCAACCAGGTCCAGCATCAACTTTACTAAATTATTTTACACTTGCACGTATAGCAGGATATTAAACGTATTAGCTTTATGAAATATTTCCAAACTCAGCTCATGTTGGAACATTACACAGCCAAATTAACTTGGAAAATAGCAAGCCAACAACCAACTGGAATGAGCATGGTCTAAATGTGTTACTATAGTTAACCGTGACCTCCAAAACAACATAAGATTATGGTTCTGTTAACCTCCAGCAAATACAACGCTCTAGACCTTCCTCAACAAGAACCAACTTCGAGGCTGTACCATAACCAGTAACCTTCATGGAGAATTTTGAAGTGAAACATTTATGCATTCCTATGATTTGTTTGACAATTAGTTCCAGATCATAGATCAACGAAAAAGAATGTGATCAATAatgaaaattactccctccgtccccatttaACGAtcctttttgggagttcgtgccacttttcaattgcttatatcttgtAATGTATAATGTattttgtgattttgaaaacattgcttatagaactaattgagctctatcaaataagatccatattgcatataaatttATAACCGATTTAGAAATATAAatcattttttatccggttagaatagaacaaGGGACCGTTAAATGGGGACAGAGAACGTATAAGACAGCTAAATGGTGTCCTAATTCACATAGAGGAATACAGCCAGTATATAACCATTAACAAGCCTATTACGTAGAAGGCAATTATTTGTTAATATCACATGGCCACTATTGGCTAAGGGTACCAGAGTTTTAACAAAGTCGTAAAACTAGCATTCCAAAAAACCTCGACTCAAAAAGGGATTCCTAGCACCATAAAGTATATTTCATCAAATCATGAGGTCAAGAAGACAACGGTTATTAGAAGGCAAGAAAGTGGGATACAACAtttatctctttctctttccaaatatttaactttttttttatctagtcCTATCAAGGACAAGGAGTACCttactttcctttattttatactGCCTCCATCCCCTTTTAGATGTCAATACATGCATTTTCAAACTCCCAAAaactatatttatatatataatttttttagtttttagtacaaacaaatataaaaaaaaatattctacatTTTTTGGAggtttgaaaatgcacataTTCATTTAGTGGACATTTAATAAGAGACGTTATTCCTTTAAAGGAAGTGTGTCCTGAAGGTGGCACCTCATCTATCCTTACAGTGTCTCTCAGCATACTGAGCACATGTTCCCGCACACATCCAGTTTGTGTCCCCATGTATTAGTGAATGAAAACTAATTTCATACTTTTCACGTGTCCGAGGGTGTCCACGTTCCAAAAGTGTCTGCTGCTACTGCGTAGGTGGAGGGAACTGCACTTTGTAGTCATAGACATATCAATTTTCTGCACAGGTCCTTGTAGCCACATAcatactccttccatcccattttgtttgtccatttttgttatTCGTGCCGTTCTTTAAACGTTTATGTGTTTCaatatataatgtttttcataaatttgaaaactttgtattattgacctaatcgagaactatcaaacaagatccatattgcatacaTTTGGAGATTCATGttggaagatataagcgattgaaaactgaTACAAACATCAAAAAAgtacaaacaaaatgggactgAGGGAGTAGTATTTAGCACATCATCCAGTATTATTTTACAGAGGTTAGGTCCATCTATCCTGCACTGCCACATGGTAAGTCAATTGATGCTGAGCCATCTCATGAGATGACATGTGGCTCAATGGCGCGTCCTCATGAACCATTCCTCTCAGAATCGGGCTAGGAAAGCTAAGGTTAGCACACATGGTTGTCCAGCCTTGAGCTCAGGCACTCAGGGATGTGTACAcacaaaaatttaaagcaaTGAGATGAAACAGAAAAGACGAGCATATGACCAATGCTGGTAAACAATTGACACAGGGGaagaaaagcaaaatgaaaTTGCTAGAGTAGAGAACCTGCCAATAAAACCGCAGCCAGTTCTCATCTATAGTAGAATTAGTTGAATCCAGTTCCCTCCATTTCTGGGACAACATGTGCGCTAAATCAATTTCTCCATATTCAAGCACCATGTAAATATATCCATCTTCTTTGACTCTTCTATCCTTGTCACTCATGCAACCATTCAATACTTCCTTCAGCAAAGTCTTATCTGTCACCTAAGAAGGAAATGAATGTGAGAAATACATGGTAAACTACTATAGTAGATAAAGATGAAACTAATACATCATACTTGATGAGACACAtgaacttcaagaaaacaagATTGTTGTCATTCAGTTTGCTTAGTAGGTTGGTCGATACATGCAAACAAGGTTAGCTGAAACAAGCTGCGGTTTAGGCTGTTCAAGCTCAGATAGTTCAACAAAAGAATTTTTGAAGACTAGTAAAACTTAAAATGAGCCAATAGACCCTGGTACAAGTTAGGCTCAGCTATTGATCAACAGGGAAGAACAGCTAAATGTTATGTCTTCCATGGGAGAGATACTAGTATACTACAAGGTTTTATCTCAATTTGTTCTGATTTACCAAAAACCTCGTTCCTTACGTCAATGGCAAAGACACAGGTTTCATTCCTCTGAAATCTTATGCAACCAAGATATTCTGCCCATAGGAAACCAAGCATTCCGTAGGTGAGGCTAGAGTAGCACTCTTAACCAATCAGTACGTTAGGTAAGAGTAGAAGCCTAGCCCAAGACATCCCTTCAAATGCAATAGCAATAATTGGGGCCTATTTTGGTCTCTCATCCGTATGACTATGATTTACCCTTATCCATGAACGGAAAGTCTTAACAATTGACCCCGCAATAGTTTTTATCGTTTGTTCAAAAACTGGTTTTGGCTTTATGGTTAGAATTTTACCGAAAGACTCCCATAAATTTAGagaattgggtttctttttATTCCTATTTGATTACTCAGGAGAGACTGGGTTTCTCACCACTACTCTTTCTCCATATCAAaacaaattcttttttattttgagttctAGTTGTGGCATTTTCTTTAAGCAACAACGGCAGTGAAATGGAATATCAAGAGACAAGTAGCTTAGGACTTCAATTGAATTACATGTGCACTTGACCAAGAAAGGTGGGTTGATAAAACTTCAGCACAAAAATATGAATCGGTAATTTTCTACCCCAATAAAGACTTTAAAACCAATCCATAATTCTAGTACGGCATTTAAATTGTCTGTATTATATTCACATTGTACAGCAAGATATTGTTTGGCAGTAAGCTTTTCAGACTATTAACTTTAGAGAACAGTTGATATATTCATATTCCAAGTTGACCAGAATAAAAATCATTCTTCCCAACGTAACCTAAACAGTGGGTTGCAAGGCAATAAAGTCGACATAACTACGACACATGGATGAATCAAAATTCCCTACAAGACAATTTGATGTCTAAAGTGTGTACCTCATAGTCAATTAGTTGTATAATGTTGTTTTTTCCCTTCAGCTTGTTTAGGTATTCCATTTCCTGACAAAACCCAAACGCTGTTGCATAATCGCGGCCTTTGAGCTTGATTTTCTTCAGGGCATAGATTGTGCAATCTGATGAAATGACTTTATGGACCTCACTACTTCCCCCACTACCTATCTTCCCAAGCCTCTGATAGAGCTTCCCATTAACTTTAATAAACAGGTCAGAATCAGAATTTCTTTTACGAGGTGCCGCCTTACCACTTGCAACTTTTTCTTGTGTTTCTGATTTAGATGGCTCTGCCTTCATATCTGAAGATGGGTTTTTGGACAAGGAGGGCTGAGATTGTAAGTCGGAAACACCACATTCATGCTCTTTCCCATTGTTAGGATTGTCATCTAGATTGGCACAATCTTTTCGAAAGTCACGTTCCTCGGGCCCTCTGCCTTGCAGCTCCTTTGTCATGTCATACTCCTTAACTTCGATTTGAGTGTCAAAAGTGGTGCGCTTGCATGAATTACAAGAAGGTTGAGCCATATTTTCTTGTGGCATTTCTTTAGGATTCACATTGCAATCTCGCATAGGTGCTACAGGCATGTTAGACACCATGTTTTCAGAAGGATGCAGACAGTATGTCATTGAATTGATGATGGGAGCAGAAGCTGAATTGACTACAGTTGTCGTAGCGCAAGATGAACCAACAACTGACGATTGAGTCACGGGGTGGTTCAAGTCACCGTGTAAAAAGTTTCTGAATTGATGCATCTGATCCTGAACCTCCGGTGCTCTTTTCGCCAAGAAAGAAGAATTTGGCTGATCAGACCTCAAACTTTCATCTGCTTCTATGCTGTGAAACTTCTGAGGCTTTAAGTCATGACTGATGACAGTTACAGCCTCTGGTTGATTGCTCCCATCCCATACCATTTCTGTCAATGCAAGTGAACCCATATGAGACAATAAGCTGTCTGTTCCAGAGGCCATGAGGTCATCGGCCCCTGCAATGAAAAAATCATTGGgagagagaacaaaattgttgtGGAGCAGTTTTCGAGCTAATTTGCCAATTGTTAAGTAGTGCGCACAATTATGCAGAATTCCAAGCCTTCATAACTTTTTTCTGAAGGTCTCACACAAAGCAACTAAAATGTGTTCAGTCTAGCAACATAATTTCTAAAATAAACAAGTAAGCAATTTATTACCCCGAGATCTGGAATTGCTTCTCAATGAAAACTGGACCTTCTTCTGACCATCAACCATCGGAACATGTTGAGATTCTACAAGCACTGAAGTAACTGTCTCGTTGCTTTTGTAATCAGCAAAGTTTCTGGGTTGGTCTCTCTTTATATCAAAAGGTTTGATATTGTCTTCACAGGTGTTTGTATTGGTGCCACATGTGAAAGGCAGTGTCGTTGATGCGTCTAATTGAGTTTCACACATGACAGGACCTGTATTCACCGTTCGTGCAATAGAATTATTGCCAAGAAGTTCCTCTTCGGTCTTCCTGGGATCCACTGTAGGACCCAGATTTGATGCTGAGCTTTTTGATGCTTCTCTTTGTGGAACCAACATACGCCTCGGCCTTATGCTATTTGACTGCATTGTACCTGAAAAATCGTCATCATGGAATGTTagaaaacttgaaagaagccCAATGTCTGAGTTCAAAAGCTATTAACCTAATCCAGAGCAAATAAAACCAGGGGCTGGAATAAGAACTTCTTTATTATAACCCTATTAGTTACCAATCCCTGTCCAATCCTCATCCCACCTCATTATTCCCCCAAAGTTACAACATGAAACATCAGTTTCATCAATAATCGTAGGTGATAGGGAGAATGAAAATAGCATCAAGTAGGAAAGAAATAGCCAGTACAAGTTGGTTGTCACCCCCCTAAAGTGGATAACCATCCCCATGCGAAGGTTCAAATAGAGTACACCAGCTCCAAGATACAACCCAAATGCTCAGAAGAGTCCACTGGGAGGATATGGAAGAGTCCTGAACCAATTTGTCCAATAAAATCCATAAAAtagtactcccttcgtctcaATTTCTTTGtttagtattccattttgggctgtcccaaAAATGTTCGCTCACTTAGCGACAAAGACTTTGCAAATTACAA
The sequence above is drawn from the Rhododendron vialii isolate Sample 1 chromosome 6a, ASM3025357v1 genome and encodes:
- the LOC131329881 gene encoding LOW QUALITY PROTEIN: serine/threonine-protein kinase MPS1 (The sequence of the model RefSeq protein was modified relative to this genomic sequence to represent the inferred CDS: deleted 2 bases in 1 codon), producing MEEEADLYAPPVPPPPSSSTDNNLLRPINHDFHHSLTSTTSSSSSSSFSSSSPRFIRHVQAAFKRHRPLGTMQSNSIRPRRMLVPQREASKSSASNLGPTVDPRKTEEELLGNNSIARTVNTGPVMCETQLDASTTLPFTCGTNTNTCEDNIKPFDIKRDQPRNFADYKSNETVTSVLVESQHVPMVDGQKKVQFSLRSNSRSRGADDLMASGTDSLLSHMGSLALTEMVWDGSNQPEAVTVISHDLKPQKFHSIEADESLRSDQPNSSFLAKRAPEVQDQMHQFRNFLHGDLNHPVTQSSVVGSSCATTTVVNSASAPIINSMTYCLHPSENMVSNMPVAPMRDCNVNPKEMPQENMAQPSCNSCKRTTFDTQIEVKEYDMTKELQGRGPEERDFRKDCANLDDNPNNGKEHECGVSDLQSQPSLSKNPSSDMKAEPSKSETQEKVASGKAAPRKRNSDSDLFIKVNGKLYQRLGKIGSGGSSEVHKVISSDCTIYALKKIKLKGRDYATAFGFCQEMEYLNKLKGKNNIIQLIDYEVTDKTLLKEVLNGCMSDKDRRVKEDGYIYMVLEYGEIDLAHMLSQKWRELDSTNSTIDENWLRFYWQQVLLAVNTIHEERIVHSDLKPANFLLVRGSLKLIDFGIAKAIMSDTTNIQRDSQVGTLSYMSPEAFMCNETDANGNTIKCGRPSDIWSLGCILYQMVYGRTPFSEYKTFWAKFKVITDPNHEIKYEPVSNPWLLDLMKKCLAWDRNERWRIPQLLQHPFLVPRIPAQLCPPQEQSCKLLQLIAGSCANNQKTMILCNQLQELLSYHPSPEIVLHASISRDEQRKLLCNVKYLLSTPGTVSRISKRLDTDIIGSTERNFG